The genomic DNA gagggagagacaccagagcaccagtGTCACCTCTGGTACTGTGGCACTCTCATGTGGCGCTGGAGCTTAAACCTGGACCCTGTGCACAGCAAGGCAGGTGTCCCACTGGCTGAGCTATTCCTCTgacaccctccacccccccaactATTTAATATTCCCTTCACTGTCCTGAAACAAAATTCATAAGCAACGAATGTACACACTCATCGTTAAAAATGACATCGTGGCACTTGCAAGATAAGTTTTCATGCTTGAAGTtcctgaggccacaggttcaattcttGGGTCTACTTTATGTCACAGCTGAGTAGCGCTCaggtctttctctcataaaatgaagtatatatatacatatatatatatacatatttttaaaagtttatttatgagggagaaagagacagacagaactagaacatcacttgaacttgggacatcatacTTGAGGTTTCAAGGcaaagccactgtgccactttccagGCTGTAAGAAAtgcatcttcaaaaaaaaaaagaaagaaagaaagaacagcatACCCCAACTTTACTATTTGAAATACTACATAAAAATGTGTGACGTCCTACAATACATGAAAATATTATAAGCACGACATAGAAATAACTATATAGATATCACAAAATATATTGATATGAAATGCATTTTATATAGATATGATGTAGTATAGTAATATTTTAAGACAGAAATCCAATAGTACCACCACATTTAACATAAAGGAGAAGTAAAAGGGGATGTATGACACAGTAATGTATATTTCAAAGGGGAAAAGCTTAGCACAGTTATATTGGAAGAATCAACAAAGTAGTTAGATATACAGGTACAATATCAATATAATCAATATATATCatctatatattttgtttatatatgtAGTTAATAAGAACATAAATCTTTACTCAACTAGATTTTGTTCTAAGCCCTTAGTTCAATAAGTttcattgaaagaaagaaaaattaatgtgagtttatttatttatttttttctttctttcatttgacaagccagagagaaactgagatgggaggggaagatagacaaggaaagagaatgagagacacctgcaccatggcttcaccacttgtgaagtttcaccccctgcaggtgggaaccaggtgcttgaactggagtccttgcacctggtaacatgagtgctcaaccagacaCACCACCTTCCAGTCCCCTGTGAGTTTCTTTTTATAGGTTCatccattcatttgttcattcattcactcgTTCATTCACAAGAGAAAGCAGGAAAACCAGATCATCGCAACAGCATTATGTGGTGCCGTGGCTCAAACTCAGGAAACCATGCTTGCCAATCCCGTGCTCTGCCCATTGAGCTATCTTCCCAGATACATGTCTTGACTCTTTCTACCCTCACTGGAACCTTatgtggaaaaaatatatatcactgaACCATTCTTCCCAGATGAGAAAAGTGGATCCCAGAGCAAAAAGATGACTTGCCCTAGGTCCAACCACTCACAGTCGTGGGCCCATCATGCCTATGAATGAAGTGTGGTTTCCAGTGTATAAGGGCCTTCTGACCTCTTCCCCCACAGCAGCCCTTCAGCTAAAGCACCCCTACCTGAGACCCTGAGGGGTTAGTGGCTCATTCAGGGGGCGGTTTGTGGGAGCCTCGGGCTGTCTGGAACTTCCGGACAAATCCTGGATGCTGTGGTAGAACCTTGAGGGCGTTAAGGGTATAGGACAAGGGGACAGGGGTCAGTTTTCTGGCTGGGCCTGTCctctccaccctccccacccccatcctggaCCAGACTCACTGTCGACGGTTGGTACTCATGTCGACACAGACTGTGGGCACTTTGGAGGAACAATGCTGGTGGAACTTGTAGCCACAAGTCTGGCAGCGGAAACCATGGAACAGAAACTTAAGGCAGAAGTCACAGAACACTAGGCTGAAGAAGGTTTTCCGTACCTGTTGTCACAGAGGAGAGAAGGTTGAGGACTGGCCCCGACACTCCCCCacatctccccccacccaagaTCTGCACCcccccctcaacacacacacatacaccctctCTCCATGCTATACTCACAAAGTTGTGCATGGTCAATGGGACATCTTCAAGGACTTCCACAATGAGCTCTTCTCCATCCAGGGGAGCGATGGCCGTGTCCCAGGCAGTGACTGTCTTTCGCCTAGAGGAGACACAGGAAACAGGGAGTAGGAGCATGCAGGCCCAGGGGCCACAGGGACAAAGGGAACATTCAAAAGTCCCGCCAAACCCGCCTCCCATTGACTAACATCAGGCATATAAATCCTCAACATGTTAACTCTAGGAACTAGTTACTACCCTTGTCTACATTTGACAGACGGGGATACAGGGGCTTAAAGGGGTTGAATGGCTTGCTCAGGGCCTCTGAGGACTGTGAGTAGCAGGACAGAGTGACGAGTCCTCATATTCAACTGCAAGGTAGAAAAAAAGCAACGGAAACTGTGAACAAATGACTCTATTGTAGGAATGCTTTCAGTGGGCCCCCTGGAAGAGTGGTTAATGAGGCTCTGAGGCagcaaatcaaaaaaaaaaaaatgaataaacacctAACAGTGGATcaactcaaaaaaagaaagaaagaaaaggaaaaagaaaaagaaattgggagtcgggtggtagcgcaacgggttaagcgcaggcggcgcgaaacgcaaggaccggcctaaagatcccagttcgagccccccggctccccacctgcaggggagtctcttctttctgcaggtgtctatctttctctccccctctctgtcttcccctcctctctccatttctctctgttctatccaacaacaatgacatcaataataataactacaacaacaataaaaaaaacaagggcaacaaaagggaaaataaataaatataaataaaatatgaaaaaaaattaaaaagaaaataaattaaagaaacccTAAATGGAAGAATAAAGGCCCAACTCTGAAGACAGATAATGAGGAaatagaggaggaaaaagggagttgACAAATAAGATTTGTATTGGAAAGACCGAGCGattgtgcgtgtgtgcgtgtgtgcgagCATGCGTGGGTGTATACGTGTTTTGTGTTGTGTTTGGGTGTGGTGTGCTGTGGAATATGTCATTTTTATCCATTCTTCGTCTGGAAAGTAATGTTACTATGCAATTAGGTTTTTGAGTTCTCTCCTGTTCTAAATTAATATCAGAGAAATCTGTTATTTTGGGGGCTGTTGATAAAGGGGTGAGAGAACAAGTATGTGACCCTGGAGGGTTGGGGGTGTTGGGAGTAGAGGGAAGGCTGAGAGGCCACAAAGACCATGAGTTGCTGTCTAGGCAGGCCAATGAACTAATCGAAGTAATGAAACAAGAGCTGGGCAGACTCACAGGTAAGAGTCACTTCGGCAGAGTGAAGGAGCCAAGCACTTAAAAGGAGGGGGATGCCACACTCACCCCTTGATGAGCCTGTAGACCACGCAGCAATCCTGATTGAGGCCCCGCACCTTGAGGGCCTTGTCTAGAGAGTCGTATACACTCATGCCATCCCGGACTGTCACCTGTGTGTACACATGCACAGAtataagggagggaggagggggtgggggagggtcctCAGTCATCTCTCCTTGTCCCTTTGCTGAAACCTTCCAGCCCTTGTCACCAGTCTGATCCCAGACTTCCAAGGGGCTCTGCCTCCACCCCTGCCACTTTGCCTCCCCCTCTCCCAGACTCACCACGGTGCGTTGCTTGTTGGGCAGGTACACTTTGACGGTTCCTACCGTACGGGATGGCTCGGCCCCGTTGGAAGGGGCAGCCCGTGGTGGCTCCATGGAGCCTAGGAATTTGTCAAGACGGGCTGAGGCAAGGCTGAACAGGTGCCATGGGGCTcctggaagacagaagaggaatcTGGAGAACTGAAAATGGCAGTCTGGAAGCAAAGTGACAggggacaaaaaaaataaatccaaacaCACAATGGCAGGCAACATACGGTGACCCCGAGGGCACAGGCGGCACAGCAGGTGACAGGCACATGATGGACATGAACATGCTGGCCCAGCTTAACACTGCAGAAGGGGGTCATCAGATACTGCAAGGAGGGAGGAGTCacaggtctggtggtaggaaacgAACAAAGGATCATCAAATCCAGATCGTGTCCTTAGTTTGGGGAATAGGAAACACATCATTCATTGTTGGGCCTCTAGGGCGCTGTGGGTACTCTCTCAGTCCTGGGCTGGAACAAGCAAACTGGGATCATCAAACTGTGATAGGGAGTTTCCAgggttggggggcaggggggcgggGACGAGGGCTCGGGCAGACACCATGCAGAAGGGAAAAGTGAACACCCAGGCTCATCAGACCTGGCTGGGAGGTGCGGAAGGGAGCAGGTAGGTACCAGGGCATCATCATGGGGTAATGCGGAAGGAGGTGTCCATATGTTTGTCTGACAATCatgggggagtggggaggaatTCCCGCATACATTACTGGGTGAAAATGCAAGGTGGCTGGGGAGGCCCAAGGAAAGGTAATGACGGAGCTCATCAAACATTCTAGTGGATTAAGACATTTTTCCAGAGGAAGGGAACTGGGCTGTGAGTCGTGTCTCCACATACGcacctctcccccgccccccgccggAGTCAGTGCAAGAAGGGTCATGCGACACCTTACAGAGGTTAAGAGGGCACAAGGGCAGAACACACCTAAGACCAGACCCCATCGGGCCCGACCCCGCCTACCCTGGGCCTAGTCACTCAGCGCAGACGCGCTGCCGCATGCGGCAGATGAAACCACCCCCCGTCACTCTGCACCCCGATACctaacaccccaccccccacctcccagtcAACGATGGTTTCGTCC from Erinaceus europaeus chromosome X, mEriEur2.1, whole genome shotgun sequence includes the following:
- the ARAF gene encoding serine/threonine-protein kinase A-Raf isoform X2; the encoded protein is MEPPRAAPSNGAEPSRTVGTVKVYLPNKQRTVVTVRDGMSVYDSLDKALKVRGLNQDCCVVYRLIKGRKTVTAWDTAIAPLDGEELIVEVLEDVPLTMHNFVRKTFFSLVFCDFCLKFLFHGFRCQTCGYKFHQHCSSKVPTVCVDMSTNRRQFYHSIQDLSGSSRQPEAPTNRPLNEPLTPQGLR